The following are encoded in a window of Deltaproteobacteria bacterium genomic DNA:
- a CDS encoding bifunctional nuclease family protein, translated as MKKTVDEVEMFVAGLVLDPATNAPIVILKDPNGDKCLPIWIGLAEATAIVSAVKKVQVARPMTHDLLRNVIEELNGNVVRIVISALQENTFLASIEIRVGETLRVIDARPSDAIALGVRVSAPILVARAVLEEAQVALVSVNPDEMEDLSEEVLVQEVEGKNFANIEKDKWAEILAEMDPDDFKYKM; from the coding sequence GACTGTAGATGAAGTAGAGATGTTCGTAGCGGGTTTAGTGTTAGATCCAGCTACTAATGCGCCCATAGTGATATTAAAGGATCCAAATGGCGACAAATGCCTTCCTATCTGGATAGGACTTGCAGAGGCTACGGCAATAGTGTCGGCTGTAAAAAAGGTTCAAGTTGCTAGGCCCATGACACATGACTTGCTAAGAAACGTAATTGAAGAACTAAACGGCAATGTAGTTAGGATTGTAATTAGTGCGCTTCAAGAGAACACTTTTTTGGCAAGCATTGAAATTCGCGTAGGCGAAACGCTGCGAGTTATAGATGCGAGGCCGAGCGATGCAATAGCTTTGGGCGTTCGCGTAAGCGCCCCGATATTAGTTGCCAGGGCTGTATTAGAGGAGGCGCAGGTTGCACTAGTTTCGGTTAATCCCGACGAGATGGAGGATTTAAGCGAGGAGGTGCTGGTGCAGGAGGTTGAGGGGAAGAATTTTGCCAACATAGAGAAGGACAAGTGGGCAGAGATTCTAGCCGAGATGGATCCGGATGATTTTAAGTATAAAATGTGA